One genomic window of Tenacibaculum tangerinum includes the following:
- a CDS encoding GumC family protein, protein MGNEQYTPQLQDNDTINIRAEIEKYLIHWKWFALGIFVALIGAFIYLRYSTPKYSASTTILIKNDKKGGLSEELAAFEDLGIVGGSSKNIDNEIEIIKSRKLIKDVILNLKLNISYLTEGRIKQSEVYTNTPIIFKQLDSISESFYETDTIFNVEILSNDEFHLKDIEHNIISKNTFNEVISSDKLGSFKIEKTSEFTKEKTGDNIKISITPLNKIIDALQEKITISPISKKSSVLRLTLESVVKEKAEDVLDELVRQYNLDAIDDKKQVSQRTSDFIASRLKSVAKELGRLDDDVETFKDKNNITDIQSEAQLTLQTNTENRKKLIEASTELSLAKSLNKELDNNDYLPANLGVSDQNIGNSINEYNQLLAQLKRLEKTAGAKNTVLIDVQENINSLRSSLKRSLQNTVNSLQIKVNNLQREASRFDTKISSIPTQEREFLDIARQQEIIAGLYSYLLKKKEETAISLTATAVPNAKIIDKAYGSDIPVSPKRKIIYLAALLLGLIFPFIIIYIRDLLDTKIHTRKDIEDLTSIPFLGDIPHSETKEKIVINAGARSSTAEAFRLIRTNLDFMLPANDAQRAKTIFITSTTSGEGKSFLSINLAASLSLSGKRVILVGMDLRAPKITEYLEIPDRKGITNFITNNSITLDSLKFSIDEVPNLDIIASGAIPPNPAELLMSTRIDEVFTELKEQYDYIIIDTAPVSLVTDTLLIAKHADLVLYVSRANYLDKRMLVIPESLYKDKKLPNLAIVLNDTNIKRGYGYGYGYGYGYGYGTNYDEVKPWYKRIF, encoded by the coding sequence ATGGGTAACGAACAATATACTCCACAGTTACAAGATAACGATACCATTAACATCAGAGCTGAAATTGAAAAATACTTGATTCACTGGAAGTGGTTTGCTTTAGGTATTTTTGTCGCTCTTATTGGGGCTTTTATCTATTTAAGGTATAGCACACCAAAGTATAGCGCTTCTACAACTATATTGATAAAGAATGATAAGAAAGGAGGACTGTCTGAAGAGTTAGCCGCTTTTGAAGATTTAGGTATCGTAGGAGGTTCTAGCAAAAACATTGATAATGAAATTGAAATTATCAAGTCCCGTAAACTCATTAAAGATGTTATTCTGAATTTGAAATTAAATATTTCATATTTAACAGAAGGTAGAATAAAACAATCTGAGGTTTATACCAACACTCCCATTATTTTTAAGCAACTTGATTCTATTTCTGAATCTTTTTATGAAACGGATACTATTTTTAATGTTGAAATTTTATCTAACGACGAATTTCATTTGAAAGATATAGAGCATAATATTATTTCTAAAAACACATTCAATGAAGTAATAAGCAGTGATAAATTAGGGAGTTTTAAAATTGAGAAAACATCTGAGTTCACCAAAGAAAAGACAGGAGACAACATCAAGATTAGTATTACTCCTCTCAACAAGATAATTGATGCTTTGCAGGAAAAAATTACTATTTCTCCTATCAGTAAAAAATCTAGTGTTTTAAGATTAACTCTTGAATCTGTAGTAAAAGAAAAAGCAGAAGATGTTTTAGATGAACTAGTAAGACAATATAATTTAGATGCTATTGATGATAAAAAGCAAGTTTCTCAGAGAACAAGCGATTTTATTGCCAGCCGTTTGAAAAGTGTGGCTAAGGAATTGGGTAGACTCGATGATGATGTTGAAACATTTAAAGATAAAAATAACATTACTGATATTCAGTCAGAAGCACAATTAACGCTTCAAACGAATACTGAAAATCGCAAAAAATTAATTGAAGCTTCTACAGAATTAAGTTTAGCGAAATCACTAAACAAAGAGTTAGATAATAACGATTATCTACCTGCTAACTTAGGGGTATCTGATCAAAATATTGGAAATTCTATCAATGAATACAATCAACTGTTAGCCCAACTAAAACGTTTAGAAAAAACTGCTGGTGCGAAAAATACAGTATTAATAGATGTTCAAGAAAATATAAATAGCTTGAGAAGTTCATTAAAAAGAAGTCTTCAAAATACTGTCAACTCCTTACAAATAAAGGTCAATAATTTACAACGTGAGGCTAGTAGATTCGATACAAAAATTTCTTCAATTCCTACGCAAGAAAGAGAATTTTTAGATATTGCACGTCAACAAGAAATCATTGCAGGTTTATATTCTTATCTACTTAAAAAGAAAGAAGAAACAGCTATCTCTCTTACAGCGACAGCTGTACCCAACGCCAAAATTATAGATAAGGCGTATGGCTCTGACATTCCTGTAAGTCCTAAAAGAAAAATAATTTATCTAGCTGCTTTACTACTCGGGTTAATTTTTCCTTTTATAATTATATATATAAGAGACTTGTTAGACACTAAGATTCATACAAGAAAAGACATAGAAGATTTAACTTCTATTCCTTTCTTAGGAGATATACCCCACTCAGAAACTAAAGAGAAAATTGTAATAAATGCTGGTGCTCGATCTAGTACTGCGGAGGCATTTAGGTTAATTAGAACCAATCTCGATTTTATGCTCCCAGCTAATGATGCGCAAAGAGCTAAAACTATTTTTATTACTTCAACCACCAGTGGTGAAGGAAAATCGTTCCTTTCTATAAACTTAGCTGCTTCTTTATCCTTATCAGGTAAAAGAGTTATTTTGGTTGGAATGGATTTAAGAGCACCAAAAATTACTGAGTACCTAGAAATTCCTGATAGAAAAGGTATTACTAATTTTATAACAAATAATAGTATTACATTAGATTCTCTGAAGTTTTCAATAGATGAAGTACCAAATTTAGATATTATTGCTTCAGGCGCTATACCACCGAACCCAGCAGAACTACTAATGAGTACTAGAATAGATGAAGTTTTTACCGAATTAAAAGAGCAGTACGATTATATTATTATAGACACCGCACCTGTTAGCTTGGTAACAGATACACTTTTGATAGCTAAGCATGCAGATTTAGTATTGTATGTAAGTAGAGCGAATTATTTAGATAAGCGTATGTTGGTTATCCCTGAAAGTTTATACAAAGACAAAAAATTACCAAATTTAGCGATTGTTTTAAATGACACCAATATAAAACGTGGTTATGGATACGGTTACGGATATGGTTACGGGTATGGCTATGGTACAAATTACGATGAAGTTAAACCATGGTATAAAAGAATATTTTAA
- a CDS encoding polysaccharide biosynthesis/export family protein: protein MQRFSKIVLVLITLCITSCAARKDIVYFQKDEVNQSQANTTYKTIFKPDDLLLITISALDMEAVKPFNLPVVAFSTTTDRAVGTPQQQSYLIDNDGFIDFPILGKIKLGGLSRPEAIDLLKSKLSPDYIINPTINIRITNFSITVLGDVKMPGRFTIPNERISVLEAIGLAGDLNMSGIRNIEVKREENNQIKSYQLDLRSNKVFNSPAYYLQQNDVVYVEPNRSSSQDAAYNKNTGLFISLGSVIISLLTLLTR from the coding sequence ATGCAAAGATTTTCAAAAATTGTTCTAGTTTTAATCACGCTATGCATCACTTCTTGCGCCGCAAGAAAGGATATTGTATATTTCCAAAAAGATGAGGTTAATCAATCTCAAGCTAACACAACCTATAAAACTATTTTCAAACCAGATGATTTACTTTTAATAACCATATCTGCTTTAGATATGGAAGCGGTAAAACCATTTAATTTGCCAGTAGTTGCTTTTTCTACAACTACCGATAGAGCTGTTGGAACACCACAGCAACAATCGTATTTAATTGATAATGATGGATTTATTGATTTCCCTATTCTTGGAAAAATAAAACTAGGTGGTTTGTCAAGACCCGAAGCTATTGATTTACTTAAAAGTAAACTGTCTCCTGATTATATTATAAATCCAACTATCAATATAAGAATTACCAATTTTTCAATTACTGTATTAGGTGATGTAAAAATGCCAGGTAGGTTTACCATTCCTAACGAACGAATATCTGTGTTAGAAGCTATTGGTTTAGCTGGTGATTTGAATATGTCGGGGATTAGAAACATTGAAGTCAAAAGAGAAGAAAACAACCAAATAAAAAGTTATCAGCTAGATTTACGCTCTAACAAAGTTTTCAATTCTCCTGCATATTATCTGCAGCAAAATGATGTAGTGTATGTAGAGCCAAATAGATCTTCATCACAAGATGCTGCTTATAACAAAAATACAGGGCTATTTATTTCTTTAGGCTCTGTTATTATTTCATTATTAACACTTCTTACTAGATAA
- a CDS encoding polysaccharide biosynthesis protein, translating to MIRSLFLKAFDKYASRWLVLIIDITLVCISFVLAYAVRFNASLNFDVHNLYLQIPFIAIIALISFLMVGSYKGIIRHTGTRDAFNVFLGVTLISLITTCFVLLNNVFNLFSGFTIPKTIIIIHYLISVLILVISRYIFKAFYEIISTELKSITNVLIYGAGDSGLVTYGALNRDTKNKYEVVGFIDDDPKKVGKKIDRIKIYEGKCINKSFIEEKSIDEIIISIQNIKSDKLLYLTDNLLALGVEVKIVPPLSKWIGGDLNANQIKQVRIEDLLDRKPINIDNPIVKRDVNNKVVLVTGAAGSIGSEISRQLSIYNHKHLVLIDHAESPLYDLQQELIQKGRQNFTPIVADVRDEKRINQIFEEFKPQKVFHAAAYKHVPLMEMSPYEAVKINIGGTKNIADLSIKHEVERFVMVSTDKAVNPTNVMGATKRVAEMYISCLSNSSNHVTKFTTTRFGNVLGSNGSVIPLFKRQIENGGPLTVTHKDITRYFMTIPEACRLVLEAGTMGNGGEIYIFDMGKSVKIYDIAKRMIYLSGLQFPDDIDIKITGLRPGEKLYEELLANGENTTPTYHEKIMIAKNLEIDYSTISNKIRALCLSNQNHDNEKTVHLIKEIVPEYKSNNSIYEKLDTITTKN from the coding sequence ATGATTAGAAGTCTATTTTTAAAAGCTTTTGATAAGTACGCTTCAAGATGGCTCGTTTTAATTATAGATATTACTTTAGTTTGTATATCTTTTGTTCTTGCTTATGCAGTAAGGTTTAATGCCAGTTTAAATTTTGATGTGCATAACCTTTATTTACAAATTCCTTTTATTGCCATTATTGCTCTAATCAGCTTTTTAATGGTTGGTTCTTACAAAGGTATCATTCGACATACAGGTACTAGAGATGCATTTAACGTATTCTTAGGAGTTACTCTTATCTCTCTTATTACCACTTGTTTTGTACTGTTAAATAATGTTTTTAATTTATTTTCTGGTTTTACCATTCCGAAAACAATTATAATCATTCACTATTTAATTTCTGTACTTATTCTTGTTATTAGTCGTTATATTTTCAAAGCTTTTTATGAAATCATTTCTACAGAATTAAAATCCATTACCAATGTTTTAATTTATGGAGCAGGAGATTCAGGATTGGTAACTTATGGCGCTTTAAATAGAGATACAAAAAATAAATATGAAGTAGTAGGTTTTATAGATGATGACCCGAAGAAAGTTGGAAAAAAAATAGATAGAATAAAAATTTACGAAGGAAAGTGTATCAATAAAAGTTTTATTGAAGAAAAGAGTATTGATGAGATTATTATTTCTATCCAAAATATTAAATCTGATAAGCTCTTGTACCTAACCGATAACCTATTAGCTTTAGGGGTTGAAGTTAAAATTGTCCCTCCTTTGTCTAAATGGATTGGAGGCGATTTAAACGCTAATCAGATTAAACAAGTTAGAATTGAAGATTTATTAGATAGAAAACCTATTAATATTGACAACCCTATTGTAAAAAGAGATGTAAATAATAAAGTTGTTTTGGTAACAGGTGCTGCTGGCTCTATTGGCTCTGAAATCTCACGTCAATTAAGTATTTATAACCACAAACATTTGGTACTAATAGACCATGCAGAATCACCTTTGTATGATCTTCAGCAAGAATTAATTCAAAAAGGGCGTCAAAATTTTACGCCAATTGTTGCAGATGTGCGTGATGAAAAAAGAATAAATCAAATTTTTGAAGAATTCAAACCTCAAAAGGTATTTCATGCTGCGGCTTATAAACATGTTCCCCTAATGGAAATGAGTCCTTATGAAGCTGTGAAAATAAATATTGGAGGTACAAAAAATATAGCTGATTTATCAATAAAACACGAAGTTGAACGTTTTGTTATGGTATCTACAGATAAAGCTGTAAACCCGACAAACGTTATGGGAGCTACTAAACGTGTTGCTGAAATGTATATAAGTTGCCTAAGCAATTCTAGTAATCATGTTACCAAATTCACCACCACTCGTTTCGGTAATGTATTGGGGTCAAATGGTTCTGTAATACCTCTTTTCAAACGTCAAATTGAAAATGGTGGTCCTTTAACAGTGACACACAAAGATATTACTCGTTACTTTATGACCATCCCTGAGGCATGTAGATTAGTTTTAGAGGCAGGTACTATGGGGAATGGTGGTGAGATATACATTTTTGACATGGGGAAATCTGTAAAAATATATGACATTGCAAAAAGAATGATTTATTTATCTGGTTTGCAATTTCCTGATGATATTGATATAAAAATTACTGGTTTACGACCAGGTGAAAAATTATATGAAGAACTGTTAGCTAATGGAGAAAACACCACTCCTACTTATCACGAAAAAATAATGATTGCTAAAAATTTAGAGATAGACTATAGCACCATTAGTAATAAGATAAGAGCTTTGTGCTTGTCAAATCAAAATCATGATAATGAAAAAACTGTTCATTTAATAAAAGAGATTGTTCCAGAATATAAATCAAACAATTCTATATACGAGAAGTTAGATACTATTACTACTAAAAATTAA
- a CDS encoding DUF2892 domain-containing protein yields MFNKNIKLVLAALTTVWSVYEFTQGHIMNGISLLLLAGLFVLFYFKNEFILLAFLQLRKQNFEGAQKWLGYIKNPATALTQKQEGYYNYLHGIMLSQTNITQAEKYLKKAVKLGLSMDHDLAMAKLQLAGIAMTKRRKREATNLMAEAKKLDKHGMLKEQMQLMKQQMKKI; encoded by the coding sequence ATGTTCAATAAAAATATAAAATTAGTTCTAGCAGCTTTAACAACGGTATGGTCGGTGTATGAATTTACACAAGGACATATTATGAATGGAATATCTTTACTTTTACTTGCAGGACTGTTTGTTTTATTTTATTTCAAAAATGAGTTTATTCTTTTGGCTTTTTTACAATTGCGTAAACAGAATTTTGAAGGAGCTCAAAAGTGGTTAGGATACATTAAAAATCCTGCTACTGCATTAACTCAAAAGCAAGAGGGGTATTATAATTACTTACATGGTATTATGCTGTCTCAAACCAACATAACACAAGCGGAAAAGTATTTGAAGAAAGCTGTTAAATTGGGGTTGTCTATGGATCATGATTTGGCAATGGCTAAATTACAGCTAGCAGGTATTGCCATGACGAAACGTCGTAAAAGAGAAGCTACAAACTTAATGGCAGAGGCTAAAAAACTAGACAAGCACGGAATGCTTAAAGAGCAAATGCAATTAATGAAACAACAAATGAAGAAGATATAG
- the ccsA gene encoding cytochrome c biogenesis protein CcsA: MKKILNILYSTRLMAVLFLFFAIAMGIATFIENDYGTQTSKALVYNTWWFELIMVLFVVNFFGNIFRYRLYKKEKWSVLLFHLAFIFILIGAGITRYISYEGLMVIDEGETTNTFFSDTNYLNVVIDNNEFQREYNNKLLLSALGTNSANFTEYFKPKNDSINHKIDFKLVNYIPWVEKKFMEDENGTEHILFVESSSGSRHEHYIKSGTVQNIHNILVAYNSEKSGATINIFKRNDTLKIITKSEGNFQVMATQEKGFVKKDTIQNFKLRSLYNVAGLPFVVPQFPVKGEVKTVSGKKDPKKFDMVVFDVTSEDKTERVELIGGQFNVDGTKQFSIGDLNFRAWYGSKLRKTPFSIKLNDFQLEKYPGSESAAAYASEITVIAPNETFDYRIFMNHILDYQGYKFFQSSYKIEDEYEQTHLSVNHDFWGTLVTYIGYSLLFIGLISSLFAKNTRFDHLKESLVKIRNKKAKLSVIAILFSLISYGQHKAHTPKQITEAQIDSILTVNKVDDKHAALFSSLVIQDAGGRMKPAHTFASELVRKVAHSGTFKDMDPSQILLSITENPMLWLNVPFIYLEKGNTQIREILGLPEDTEYARFLDFYNEDGSSKISTLVAEAQKKRIQNKFEQDAIKIERRVWLLSQAIGGGVLRIYPIPNDENNKWVSQPETLHANFKGTDSVFVRQSLPVYLQLLQASKKSDDYTETNKVLDGIKKFQRKFGAEVIPSKDKIDLEIAYNKLNIFVKLSKYYGYVSLFLIVFVFLQIFNTKPWVNTVVKGLIGVVIFLFVFHVLGLAARWYISGNAPWSNAYESIVFVGLATMLFGLLFGKKSSLTIAATTFLVSIILMFAHQNWLDPEIANLQPVLNSWWLYVHVSIIVAAYGPFFLGMILGVFALFLIVFTNKNNKSKMDLHIKELTIINEMALTVGLVMFTVGNFLGGMWANESWGRYWGWDPKETWALVSIMIYAFVLHMRLIPGLRGRYTFNLVSILAISSIMMTYMGVNFYLSGLHSYASGDKVVTPSSVYYSIAFVTILGILAWVKNKKYYKK; this comes from the coding sequence ATGAAAAAAATCTTGAATATTCTCTACTCTACCCGTTTAATGGCTGTTTTGTTTTTGTTTTTTGCCATTGCCATGGGAATTGCCACTTTTATTGAAAACGATTACGGAACCCAAACCTCTAAAGCATTGGTGTACAACACGTGGTGGTTCGAGTTAATTATGGTGCTTTTTGTGGTTAATTTTTTCGGAAATATTTTTAGATACCGACTGTACAAAAAAGAGAAGTGGTCTGTTTTACTATTTCATTTGGCATTTATTTTCATTTTAATCGGTGCTGGAATTACTCGTTATATAAGCTATGAGGGACTCATGGTAATTGATGAGGGTGAAACTACGAATACTTTTTTTTCAGATACCAATTACCTTAATGTTGTTATTGATAATAATGAATTTCAAAGAGAATACAACAATAAATTATTATTATCTGCTTTAGGAACAAATTCAGCAAACTTTACCGAATATTTCAAACCCAAAAATGATAGTATAAATCATAAAATTGATTTCAAGCTGGTAAACTATATCCCTTGGGTTGAAAAAAAGTTTATGGAAGATGAAAATGGTACCGAACACATTTTGTTTGTAGAAAGTTCAAGCGGAAGTAGACACGAGCATTATATTAAAAGTGGAACAGTACAAAATATTCATAATATATTAGTTGCTTACAACTCAGAAAAAAGTGGCGCTACTATTAATATATTTAAAAGAAATGACACGTTAAAAATCATTACAAAATCTGAAGGTAATTTTCAGGTAATGGCTACTCAAGAAAAAGGTTTTGTAAAAAAAGATACTATTCAAAACTTTAAACTACGCTCACTTTACAATGTAGCTGGTTTACCATTTGTAGTTCCACAGTTCCCAGTAAAAGGAGAAGTAAAAACGGTTAGCGGCAAAAAAGACCCTAAAAAATTTGATATGGTGGTTTTTGATGTGACTTCTGAAGATAAAACAGAACGTGTAGAATTAATCGGAGGGCAATTCAATGTCGATGGAACAAAACAATTTAGTATTGGCGACTTAAACTTTAGAGCTTGGTATGGGTCAAAACTCAGAAAAACACCTTTTAGCATCAAGCTAAACGACTTTCAGTTAGAAAAATATCCTGGTTCAGAAAGCGCTGCTGCTTATGCAAGTGAAATAACAGTCATCGCTCCTAACGAAACTTTTGATTATAGAATATTCATGAATCATATTTTAGATTACCAAGGATACAAATTTTTTCAGTCAAGCTATAAAATTGAAGATGAGTATGAGCAAACACATCTATCGGTAAATCACGATTTTTGGGGAACGCTGGTTACTTACATTGGATATTCTCTATTATTCATTGGCTTAATTAGTTCTTTGTTTGCAAAAAACACACGTTTTGACCATTTAAAAGAATCGTTGGTGAAAATCCGAAATAAAAAGGCCAAACTATCAGTTATTGCCATATTATTTTCTTTAATTAGTTACGGTCAGCACAAAGCTCACACGCCCAAACAAATTACTGAAGCACAGATTGATTCTATTTTAACCGTTAACAAAGTAGATGACAAACACGCTGCGCTGTTTAGTTCTTTGGTTATTCAAGATGCTGGTGGACGTATGAAACCTGCACATACTTTTGCTTCGGAATTGGTTCGGAAAGTAGCACATAGCGGTACTTTCAAAGATATGGATCCTAGCCAAATCTTACTTTCTATTACAGAAAATCCGATGCTTTGGCTGAATGTTCCTTTCATTTATTTAGAAAAAGGAAACACACAAATACGAGAAATTTTAGGTCTTCCAGAAGATACTGAATATGCACGCTTTTTAGATTTCTATAATGAAGATGGCTCTTCAAAAATTAGCACACTAGTAGCTGAGGCTCAAAAGAAAAGAATTCAGAATAAATTTGAACAAGACGCCATTAAGATTGAAAGAAGAGTTTGGTTGTTATCGCAAGCCATAGGAGGCGGTGTACTTCGTATTTACCCTATTCCTAATGACGAAAACAACAAGTGGGTGTCGCAACCAGAAACACTGCATGCAAACTTTAAAGGAACAGATTCTGTTTTTGTACGTCAGTCGTTACCTGTGTATTTACAATTACTACAAGCCTCGAAAAAATCAGACGATTACACAGAAACGAACAAAGTTTTAGACGGAATTAAAAAGTTTCAACGAAAGTTTGGAGCAGAAGTTATTCCTTCAAAAGATAAAATCGATTTAGAAATTGCTTACAATAAGTTGAACATTTTTGTAAAGCTATCTAAATACTACGGATATGTAAGTCTGTTTTTAATTGTATTTGTTTTCTTGCAAATTTTTAATACTAAACCTTGGGTAAACACAGTCGTAAAAGGATTGATTGGAGTTGTTATTTTCTTGTTTGTTTTTCACGTACTAGGGCTGGCGGCTCGTTGGTATATTAGCGGAAATGCACCTTGGAGTAACGCTTATGAGTCTATTGTTTTTGTCGGCTTAGCCACCATGCTGTTTGGGTTACTATTCGGAAAAAAATCATCCTTAACGATTGCTGCCACCACATTTTTAGTGTCTATTATTCTGATGTTTGCCCACCAAAATTGGCTAGATCCTGAAATTGCCAACTTGCAACCGGTATTAAATTCTTGGTGGTTATATGTACACGTTTCTATAATTGTTGCTGCTTATGGTCCTTTCTTTCTAGGAATGATTCTTGGAGTGTTTGCTTTGTTCTTAATCGTTTTTACCAACAAAAACAATAAAAGCAAAATGGATTTACACATCAAAGAGTTAACTATTATAAACGAAATGGCACTAACTGTTGGGCTAGTTATGTTTACAGTTGGTAACTTTTTAGGAGGAATGTGGGCTAATGAAAGTTGGGGGCGTTATTGGGGTTGGGACCCTAAGGAAACTTGGGCTTTAGTTTCTATAATGATTTATGCTTTTGTATTACATATGCGATTAATACCTGGTTTGCGAGGTAGATATACGTTTAATTTAGTATCTATCCTTGCTATTTCATCAATCATGATGACGTATATGGGTGTGAATTTTTACTTATCTGGATTACATTCTTACGCAAGTGGTGACAAAGTAGTAACTCCATCATCCGTATATTACTCTATAGCTTTTGTAACTATTTTAGGAATTCTAGCATGGGTAAAGAACAAAAAGTATTACAAGAAGTAA
- a CDS encoding phosphatidylserine decarboxylase yields the protein MQIKFIDRKTGNIITETPPGEGYLKLLYNNPFGKMALLPLVKRKFLSSWYGKLMNKPNSINKINNFVKELNIDMSEAERSSEDYISFNDFFYRKLKPGARPIEEGFVSPGDGKLLAFKSISDINNFFVKGRKFTLEEFLGNKELATKHKNDSLIILRLAPNDYHRYHFPYDGTPSEVTKIKGHYFSVSPYALAANFTKVFCENKREYCTLTTHDKGDIVVAPVGATMVGSIIETYTPNTEVKKGDEMGYFAFGGSTIVLLVNNSRIIIDDDLLTNTKNKMETFVKMGERIGK from the coding sequence ATGCAAATAAAATTCATCGATAGAAAAACAGGCAACATCATTACCGAAACCCCTCCTGGGGAAGGGTATTTGAAATTATTATACAACAATCCGTTTGGTAAAATGGCTTTGTTACCCTTGGTAAAGCGTAAGTTTTTATCCTCTTGGTATGGTAAACTCATGAACAAACCCAACTCTATCAACAAAATAAACAACTTTGTTAAAGAACTGAACATTGACATGAGCGAAGCTGAACGATCTTCAGAAGATTACATTTCATTCAATGATTTTTTCTATCGAAAGTTAAAACCAGGGGCACGCCCCATCGAAGAAGGTTTTGTTTCTCCCGGTGACGGAAAACTATTAGCATTTAAAAGCATTTCAGATATTAACAACTTCTTTGTAAAAGGAAGAAAATTTACTTTAGAAGAGTTTTTAGGCAACAAAGAACTAGCCACAAAACATAAAAATGACTCTTTAATAATACTTCGATTGGCTCCGAACGATTATCATAGATACCATTTTCCCTACGACGGAACTCCTTCTGAAGTAACAAAAATTAAAGGACACTATTTTTCGGTATCACCCTATGCACTAGCAGCCAACTTTACCAAAGTTTTTTGTGAAAATAAAAGGGAATACTGCACATTAACAACCCACGATAAAGGAGATATTGTTGTCGCTCCAGTAGGCGCCACGATGGTTGGAAGCATTATTGAAACGTACACCCCGAATACTGAAGTAAAAAAAGGAGACGAAATGGGCTATTTTGCTTTTGGGGGTTCAACCATAGTTTTGTTAGTTAACAATTCTAGAATTATTATTGATGACGATCTGTTAACCAACACAAAAAACAAGATGGAAACCTTTGTTAAAATGGGAGAACGAATTGGAAAATAA